From a region of the Zingiber officinale cultivar Zhangliang chromosome 10B, Zo_v1.1, whole genome shotgun sequence genome:
- the LOC122030525 gene encoding lysine histidine transporter 1-like, producing MGTQGQSPPENYDSRQNQSEKEKEKAIDDWLPITSSRNAKWWYSAFHNVTAMVGAGVLSLPYAMSELGWGPGIAVMVISWIVTLYTLWQMVEMHEMVPGKRFDRYHELGQYAFGEKLGLYIVVPQQLIVEVGVCIVYMVTGGRSLKKFHDVVCSDCKQIKLTFFIMIFASVHFVLSQLPNFNSISGISLAAAVMSFSYSTIAWVASVDKGKQEHVEYGYKSDTQERTVMRFLAALGDVAFAYAGHNVVLEIQATIPSTPEKPSKKPMWKGVIVAYIVVALCYFPVAFVGYWAFGNGVEDNILVSLSRPHWLIAMANMMVVVHVIGSYQIYAMPVFDMMETVLVKRLRFPPGLTLRLIARSAYVAFTMFVGITFPFFGGLLSFFGGFAFAPTTYFLPCIMWLAIYKPRRFSLSWITNWICIILGVLLMILAPIGALRDIIGNIIDKQYKFYQ from the exons agcgagaaggagaaggagaaggcgaTCGACGACTGGCTTCCCATCACATCCTCCCGCAACGCCAAGTGGTGGTACTCCGCCTTCCACAATGTCACTGCCATGGTCGGAGCTGGCGTCCTCAGTTTGCCTTACGCCATGTCCGAACTCGGATG GGGGCCTGGGATCGCCGTGATGGTCATATCATGGATCGTGACCCTGTACACCCTGTGGCAAATGGTGGAGATGCACGAGATGGTTCCCGGGAAGCGATTCGATCGGTACCACGAGTTGGGACAATATGCTTTCGGCGAGAAGCTAGGCCTTTACATCGTCGTTCCCCAGCAGCTGATTGTGGAAGTCGGCGTCTGCATCGTCTACATGGTCACCGGCGGCAGATCCCTCAAGAAGTTCCACGACGTCGTCTGCTCTGACTGCAAGCAGATCAAGCTCACCTTTTTCATCATGATCTTCGCCTCTGTGCACTTTGTCCTCTCGCAGCTTCCCAACTTCAACTCTATTTCTGGGATATCTCTGGCCGCCGCTGTTATGTCTTTCAG TTATTCTACCATTGCATGGGTGGCTTCGGTGGACAAGGGGAAGCAGGAGCATGTGGAATACGGTTACAAATCTGATACACAAGAAAGGACTGTGATGAGGTTCCTGGCGGCGCTGGGAGATGTGGCCTTCGCGTACGCCGGCCACAACGTGGTGCTGGAAATCCAAGCCACCATTCCTTCTACTCCCGAGAAGCCTTCCAAGAAGCCGATGTGGAAGGGCGTGATCGTCGCCTACATCGTCGTCGCCCTCTGCTACTTCCCTGTGGCTTTCGTCGGCTACTGGGCCTTCGGGAACGGAGTCGAGGACAACATCCTGGTCTCTCTAAGCAGACCGCACTGGCTAATTGCCATGGCCAACATGATGGTCGTCGTTCACGTGATCGGAAGCTACCAG ATCTACGCGATGCCTGTGTTCGACATGATGGAGACGGTGCTGGTCAAAAGGCTTCGCTTTCCTCCTGGTCTAACTCTTCGCCTGATAGCACGAAGTGCTTATGTCG CATTCACCATGTTCGTCGGCATAACCTTCCCCTTCTTCGGCGGACTACTCTCTTTCTTCGGCGGATTCGCGTTCGCCCCGACCACATACTTC CTTCCTTGCATCATGTGGCTTGCTATTTACAAACCCAGAAGGTTTAGCTTATCTTGGATCACTAATTGG ATCTGCATAATTCTTGGGGTCCTGCTGATGATCTTGGCTCCTATTGGTGCATTGCGAGACATCATCGGAAACATAATAGACAAGCAATACAAGTTCTACCAATGA